Proteins from a genomic interval of Brachybacterium vulturis:
- the istB gene encoding IS21-like element helper ATPase IstB: MTATTTMSAPPLPEDLTAVLKRMRMPYLRAAAPDVLATAKSQRWDPTEVLRVLLAEEVRGRDAATKTARRKSAGLPAGKTFDTWQENASTIPAPTQSALATLEWIHRAENLAISGPSGTGKTHFIEAIAHQAIDADMRVSWFTLESLTAAIGRASVDGSINKVIARITRADLIVVDDIGMLPAGQAAAEAFYRLVDATYERRSLAVTSNLHPAGFDTFMPKTLATATVDRLLHHAHVITTEGTSMRLAEATAGRGVVPLT; the protein is encoded by the coding sequence ATGACTGCCACCACGACGATGTCTGCCCCGCCGCTGCCCGAGGATCTCACCGCGGTCCTGAAACGCATGCGCATGCCCTATCTCCGCGCTGCCGCCCCGGACGTGCTGGCCACCGCGAAGTCCCAGCGCTGGGACCCCACCGAGGTCCTCCGCGTCCTGTTGGCGGAAGAGGTGAGGGGCCGGGACGCGGCCACCAAGACCGCCCGCCGCAAGAGCGCCGGCCTGCCGGCAGGGAAAACCTTCGATACCTGGCAGGAGAACGCCTCCACGATCCCGGCCCCGACCCAGTCAGCGCTGGCGACCCTGGAATGGATCCACCGCGCTGAGAACCTCGCCATCAGTGGCCCCTCCGGCACCGGGAAGACCCACTTCATCGAGGCGATCGCCCACCAGGCGATCGACGCTGACATGCGAGTCTCCTGGTTCACGCTCGAGTCACTTACCGCCGCGATCGGGCGGGCCAGCGTCGATGGGTCGATCAACAAGGTCATCGCCCGGATCACCCGTGCCGACCTGATCGTCGTTGATGACATCGGCATGCTGCCGGCCGGGCAGGCCGCTGCCGAGGCGTTCTACCGCCTCGTTGATGCGACCTACGAGCGCCGGAGCCTGGCCGTGACCAGCAATCTCCACCCCGCCGGGTTCGACACCTTCATGCCCAAGACCCTGGCCACCGCGACCGTCGACCGGCTCCTCCACCACGCCCACGTCATAACCACCGAGGGCACCTCGATGCGACTGGCCGAGGCCACCGCCGGCCGCGGCGTCGTCCCCCTGACCTAA
- a CDS encoding Mu transposase domain-containing protein has product MVIPVWDQTLPTLITCLDATLHRLGGVPTYVLTDNPRTVSIDHVAGVPVRHPQIVEVGRHYGMQVHTCVPFDPESKGGTEATVKIAKADLVPTDANLRADYASFAELEAACETFTNKVNTRVHRESARIPAEALVEERARLHVLPAAPHTMALGQTRSVNTDQTVRFGSVRYSTPPGLVGAEVWVRAAGMELVIIADLDALARIPDWAGERRGLVEVARHRLSTPGTPRIDLAHYPDHPQDPSGAPRIPRPRARTSAERDFLALGDGATAWLIEASAAGTVRIRAKMTAALELAALVGTDQVDAGLGIAATAGRFAEGDLAMIVDHHLSGAAAADLVIADEAHSAQPGTTSWAGFTTTTSMETTR; this is encoded by the coding sequence GTGGTGATCCCGGTCTGGGACCAGACCCTGCCGACGCTGATCACGTGCCTGGATGCGACGCTGCACCGCCTCGGCGGGGTCCCGACCTACGTCCTGACCGACAACCCCAGGACCGTCTCCATCGATCACGTCGCTGGCGTCCCGGTCCGTCATCCGCAGATCGTCGAGGTCGGCCGGCACTACGGCATGCAGGTCCATACCTGTGTCCCCTTCGATCCGGAGTCCAAGGGCGGGACCGAGGCGACGGTGAAGATCGCGAAAGCTGATCTGGTCCCCACCGATGCGAACCTCCGCGCCGACTACGCCTCGTTCGCCGAGCTCGAGGCCGCCTGCGAGACGTTCACCAACAAGGTCAACACGCGCGTCCATCGGGAATCCGCACGGATCCCCGCCGAGGCCTTGGTCGAGGAACGTGCTCGCCTGCACGTGCTGCCGGCGGCTCCACACACGATGGCGCTGGGCCAGACCCGGTCCGTGAACACCGATCAGACGGTGCGGTTCGGGTCGGTGCGGTACTCGACCCCGCCGGGACTGGTCGGGGCCGAGGTCTGGGTCCGAGCCGCGGGGATGGAGCTGGTGATCATCGCCGACCTCGACGCCCTGGCCCGTATCCCGGACTGGGCGGGTGAGCGGCGCGGGCTGGTCGAGGTTGCCCGTCATCGCCTCTCCACCCCGGGCACTCCCCGGATCGACCTGGCTCACTATCCCGACCATCCCCAGGACCCCAGCGGCGCGCCCCGGATCCCGCGACCGCGAGCCCGCACCAGCGCCGAGCGGGACTTCCTCGCCCTGGGTGATGGGGCCACGGCCTGGCTGATCGAGGCCTCTGCCGCCGGGACCGTGCGGATCCGGGCGAAGATGACCGCCGCGCTCGAGCTGGCCGCTCTGGTCGGCACCGATCAGGTTGATGCCGGCCTCGGGATCGCCGCGACCGCCGGACGGTTCGCCGAGGGTGACCTCGCGATGATCGTGGATCACCACTTAAGCGGTGCCGCGGCCGCCGACCTGGTCATCGCCGATGAGGCCCACTCCGCCCAGCCCGGCACCACCAGCTGGGCCGGATTCACCACCACCACGAGCATGGAGACCACCCGATGA
- a CDS encoding IS256 family transposase: MTDTTDAQNPLAGVLSADQVDALVNAAEDLGEGRHGVEELLSRMTQAVLERALETEMSDHLGYEAGDPAGAGTGNSRNGKTTKSVHTLQGPVELTVPRDRNGSFEPVIVPKRTRRLGRVEDMILSLYARGMTTRDIGSHLEEIYGSKVSAATISRVTDVVADEVAQWQSRPLETVYPIVYIDAIWLKIRDGGVVTNKACHVAVGVDLEGRKQVLGLWLGVTEGAKFWANVLTEIRNRGTKDILILCCDGLTGLPAAVNSIYPETVVQTCVVHLLRSAMKYASYSDRKTMAKDMKPIYTAATVAAAELALEAFAEGWGSKAPGAVLAWRNAWEDFIPFLAFTPEIRKVIYTTNQIESINYQLRKITKTRGSFPSDEAAIKLVYLGIRNIETHRGGKLGTGTQGWHQALNAFAVQFPNRLPL; this comes from the coding sequence ATGACCGATACCACTGATGCCCAGAACCCTCTTGCCGGGGTGCTGAGCGCCGACCAGGTCGACGCCCTCGTCAACGCTGCCGAGGACCTCGGAGAGGGCCGCCACGGGGTCGAGGAGCTGCTGTCCCGGATGACTCAGGCCGTGCTGGAGCGGGCTCTGGAGACCGAGATGAGCGACCACCTGGGCTACGAGGCCGGCGACCCCGCCGGTGCCGGCACGGGCAACTCCCGTAACGGCAAGACCACCAAGTCCGTCCATACCCTCCAGGGGCCGGTGGAGCTCACCGTCCCGCGGGACCGCAACGGCTCGTTCGAGCCGGTGATCGTGCCGAAGAGGACCCGCCGGTTGGGCAGGGTCGAGGACATGATCCTGTCGCTGTATGCCCGCGGGATGACCACCCGCGACATCGGCTCCCACCTCGAGGAGATCTACGGCTCGAAGGTCTCCGCCGCGACGATCTCCAGAGTCACCGACGTGGTCGCTGACGAGGTGGCTCAGTGGCAGTCCCGCCCTTTGGAGACGGTGTATCCGATCGTCTATATCGACGCGATCTGGCTCAAGATCCGTGACGGCGGAGTCGTGACCAACAAGGCCTGCCACGTCGCGGTAGGCGTGGATCTGGAGGGTCGCAAGCAGGTCCTGGGCCTCTGGCTGGGGGTCACCGAGGGCGCGAAGTTCTGGGCCAACGTCCTGACCGAGATCCGGAACCGGGGCACCAAGGACATTCTGATCCTGTGCTGTGACGGACTGACCGGGCTGCCGGCCGCGGTGAACAGCATCTACCCCGAGACCGTGGTCCAGACCTGCGTGGTTCACCTGCTGCGCTCGGCGATGAAGTACGCCTCCTACTCCGACCGCAAGACCATGGCCAAGGACATGAAGCCGATTTACACCGCGGCTACCGTGGCGGCCGCTGAGTTGGCGCTGGAGGCCTTCGCCGAGGGCTGGGGCAGCAAGGCGCCGGGGGCGGTGCTGGCGTGGCGGAACGCGTGGGAAGACTTCATCCCGTTCCTGGCGTTCACCCCCGAGATCCGGAAGGTCATCTACACGACGAACCAGATCGAGTCGATCAACTACCAGCTCCGGAAGATCACCAAGACGAGGGGCTCATTCCCCTCGGACGAGGCGGCGATCAAGCTGGTCTATCTGGGTATCCGGAACATCGAGACCCACCGTGGTGGAAAGCTCGGAACCGGCACCCAGGGATGGCACCAAGCCCTCAACGCCTTCGCCGTCCAGTTCCCCAACCGACTTCCGCTCTGA